CTCGGTGGACGCGGAGGCGTCGTAGGGAAGCGCCTCGCGAAGCAGCTGCTCGATCCTCATGGCCTCGGCCAGCACGCGGTCGATCTCGAAGTGAAGCTCCGGGATGCGGCGCATCTGCAGGCTCTTGCCCAACTCGCGGCGGATGAAGGGCGCCGCGCTGCGCAGGCCCACGAGGATTTCCTCGCGCTCGGCCTCGTCGCCGAGGGCGGTGATGTACACCTTGGCGTGGTCCAGCTCGGGCGAGGTCTGCACGGCCGTGATGGTGGCGAGCCCCACCCGCGGGTCGCGCACCTGGTCGCGGATCAGCAGCGAAATCTCCTGCTTCAGCTGCTCGTTGATGCGGTCGGTCCGCCTGAACTTGGGCATATGCGCACAGCCTCCCGGCTAAAAAGAAAAAGGCGAGGGGACAGGGTACGGAAGACCGGGGACAGCAGGCAACAGCAAGGCCATTGCCGCCGGCGTCCCCGGTTCCGCGCTCCGTCCCCCCGCCGTCTAGTAGAACGTCGTGTACGAATCGATGATCCGCGCCCTGCCCTCTTCGGCCACCAGCCGGTCCGCCGACTGGAGCACCGACTGGGCGTGCTTCCGGTCTCCCGAAACCACCGTGACGGCGATCTCGGACCGCTGAAGCAGGTCCTGGTGCGCCGTTTCGGCGGCCGACACGTTGAACTTGGCGTGCAGGCG
The nucleotide sequence above comes from Longimicrobium sp.. Encoded proteins:
- the rbfA gene encoding 30S ribosome-binding factor RbfA, coding for MPKFRRTDRINEQLKQEISLLIRDQVRDPRVGLATITAVQTSPELDHAKVYITALGDEAEREEILVGLRSAAPFIRRELGKSLQMRRIPELHFEIDRVLAEAMRIEQLLREALPYDASASTEAGDDADGAVEKPAEEQPAAGDQAEGEGQE
- a CDS encoding DUF503 domain-containing protein, with amino-acid sequence MVVGLVVWELHIPGCASLKEKRMVVKSLKDRLHAKFNVSAAETAHQDLLQRSEIAVTVVSGDRKHAQSVLQSADRLVAEEGRARIIDSYTTFY